A window of Campylobacter ureolyticus contains these coding sequences:
- a CDS encoding ankyrin repeat domain-containing protein, translated as MKNKFLNSFIIITLILVAFIVYNKFKLSGNSHFTVTADTVIKPGSEISKYVTQEEVDSFSFRYSDIHCDEETNSTLIPLRKALMDKDTNKVLNFIKDNNLSADVTMLDKRTPLMYSSFYNDTNTTKELIKLGADVHKKDRYELNALAYAISINSAQVVKFLLDNGMKMDEIKEIQYYYPQKKFYRTISQIVIDSNYLDVKYKDYILEENCDNSGISRSAFEIMDYLTTFNLYNTARVILESGYKPYTYRGKGESVIASNSIQDIFTKEDVETGEINPYDYTVYKNLEYIPNFEPMLDLLLEHNVSGQPGKEFLKSEYEKCYKDKKSDELFYEYYEINKKKFDEDDIKVGKTPEKENQFFPLQKYMWLRHYYIYCKDENSTFNNTKEYIDWKNANNLLKAVSPKLENNNPKIIFKNTSQDEVMNCYRKLVEPSSSKINLNDNCLNLKF; from the coding sequence TTGAAAAATAAATTTTTAAATTCATTTATAATTATAACTTTAATTTTAGTTGCTTTTATAGTTTATAATAAATTTAAACTCTCTGGAAATTCTCATTTTACAGTCACAGCTGATACAGTTATAAAACCAGGTTCTGAAATTTCAAAGTATGTTACGCAAGAAGAAGTTGATAGTTTTAGTTTTAGATATTCCGATATTCACTGTGATGAAGAGACAAACTCCACTCTTATACCTTTAAGAAAAGCTTTAATGGATAAAGATACAAATAAAGTATTGAATTTCATAAAAGACAATAATCTCTCAGCAGATGTAACAATGCTTGATAAAAGAACTCCTTTAATGTATTCAAGTTTTTATAATGATACAAATACTACAAAAGAGTTAATTAAACTTGGAGCTGATGTTCATAAAAAAGACAGATATGAACTAAATGCTCTAGCTTATGCTATAAGCATAAACTCAGCCCAAGTGGTTAAATTTCTACTTGATAATGGTATGAAGATGGATGAAATTAAAGAAATACAATATTACTATCCACAAAAGAAGTTTTATAGAACAATTAGTCAAATAGTCATAGATAGTAATTACTTAGATGTCAAATATAAAGATTATATCTTGGAGGAAAATTGCGATAATAGCGGAATAAGTAGGTCAGCTTTTGAGATAATGGATTATCTTACTACTTTTAATTTATACAATACAGCAAGAGTTATATTGGAAAGTGGTTATAAGCCATATACTTACCGAGGCAAAGGTGAATCTGTAATTGCTAGTAATTCTATACAGGATATATTTACAAAAGAAGATGTTGAAACTGGGGAAATAAATCCATATGATTATACAGTATATAAGAATTTAGAATACATCCCAAACTTCGAACCAATGCTAGATTTGCTACTTGAACACAATGTCTCAGGACAACCTGGCAAAGAGTTTTTAAAGAGTGAGTATGAGAAGTGTTATAAAGATAAAAAGTCTGATGAACTATTTTATGAATACTATGAAATCAATAAGAAAAAATTTGATGAAGATGATATTAAAGTTGGAAAAACGCCAGAAAAAGAAAATCAATTTTTTCCATTGCAAAAATATATGTGGCTAAGGCACTATTACATATATTGCAAAGATGAAAATTCTACTTTTAACAATACTAAAGAATATATTGACTGGAAAAATGCTAACAATTTATTAAAAGCAGTTTCTCCAAAACTAGAAAACAATAATCCAAAAATTATCTTTAAAAATACATCGCAAGATGAAGTTATGAATTGTTATAGAAAACTAGTTGAACCAAGCAGTTCTAAAATAAATTTAAATGATAACTGTTTAAATTTAAAATTTTAA
- a CDS encoding TolC family protein has product MCIFLFAVFVFSKEEIKKDKLFNSYLGIDNLYVNKEISNNKNILNKTDINTTINNLNYKNSFILNNKFINNTKFDKFIDDNKYSSSNKFKSSYSFNELLNYTLINSPTLNLAKQDIMSAINEYDYSKASYYPEIGISANSEYSKRFNDGYSSLYVGKDNLVSNTSYSNSVSFVINYDLYTFKKDSFKVKAAKENIYASKYKRCMSNYEVSLKLLDNYYEALRYKNQIRYYEILKLIYQKLYTYQKRLSSVGEIDKLALGESAIILADTDYELSSIRLNANNSLNTINQIVGSKIDDISKLEDFNVFNKEFRFIKFEDTFIAKEFDYELKTNEYELKSEQRSYYPTISLYAKYDLYGNDRDDYFDSTKDLKRHGYRVGLSLYLSLFDGGKKKARIKDKEINKEKILLRKEEARLKYEKDIADLELFLSKEDSFNKILKELKEISKNSYNMQEALNKAKESSKIEVLNSYVVLLKKEMSYKEHLLKAGYFINKANIMSGINECKSW; this is encoded by the coding sequence ATGTGTATTTTTTTATTTGCTGTATTTGTCTTTAGCAAAGAAGAAATAAAAAAAGATAAGTTATTTAATAGCTATTTGGGAATTGATAATTTATATGTAAATAAAGAAATATCAAACAATAAAAACATTTTAAATAAAACTGATATAAATACTACAATCAATAATCTTAATTACAAAAACTCATTTATCTTAAATAATAAATTTATCAACAATACAAAATTTGATAAATTTATAGATGACAATAAATATAGCTCATCAAACAAATTTAAAAGTAGTTATAGCTTTAATGAGCTATTAAACTATACTTTAATTAACTCTCCTACTTTAAATTTAGCCAAGCAAGATATTATGAGTGCTATTAATGAGTATGATTACTCAAAAGCTAGTTATTACCCTGAAATTGGAATAAGTGCAAATAGTGAGTATTCAAAAAGATTTAATGATGGATATAGCTCTTTATATGTTGGTAAAGATAATCTTGTCTCAAACACATCTTATTCTAACTCTGTCTCATTTGTGATAAATTATGATTTATATACTTTTAAAAAAGATAGTTTTAAAGTAAAAGCAGCAAAAGAAAATATTTATGCAAGTAAATATAAAAGGTGTATGAGTAACTATGAGGTTTCATTAAAATTATTAGATAATTACTATGAAGCTTTAAGATATAAAAATCAAATAAGATATTATGAGATATTAAAGCTTATTTATCAAAAGCTTTATACTTATCAAAAAAGATTATCTAGTGTTGGAGAGATTGATAAATTAGCTCTTGGAGAAAGTGCAATTATTTTAGCAGATACAGATTATGAATTATCTAGTATTAGATTAAATGCAAATAATTCACTAAATACAATTAATCAAATAGTTGGATCTAAAATAGATGATATCTCTAAATTAGAAGATTTCAATGTTTTTAATAAAGAGTTTAGATTTATTAAATTTGAAGATACTTTTATAGCAAAAGAATTTGATTATGAGTTAAAAACAAATGAGTATGAGTTAAAGTCTGAACAAAGATCTTACTATCCAACTATTTCTTTATATGCAAAGTATGATTTATACGGAAATGACAGAGATGATTATTTTGATTCTACAAAAGATTTAAAAAGACATGGATATAGAGTTGGATTATCACTTTATTTAAGTTTATTTGATGGTGGAAAGAAAAAAGCTAGAATAAAAGATAAAGAGATAAATAAAGAAAAGATTTTACTTAGAAAAGAAGAAGCAAGATTAAAGTATGAAAAAGATATAGCTGATTTAGAACTATTTTTAAGTAAAGAAGATAGTTTTAATAAAATACTAAAAGAGTTAAAAGAAATTTCAAAAAACTCATATAATATGCAAGAAGCTTTAAATAAAGCAAAAGAAAGTTCAAAAATAGAGGTATTAAACTCATATGTTGTTTTACTTAAAAAAGAGATGAGTTATAAAGAACATCTACTAAAAGCAGGATATTTTATAAATAAAGCAAATATAATGAGTGGGATTAATGAGTGTAAAAGTTGGTGA
- a CDS encoding calcium-binding protein, whose protein sequence is MIKDTLINLNKRQDELIKKYKENNNLNTNDLNDDESLQNILNSDETLKTYNDKLNTLFTIKSLPQVKAFGNLSSLQEAMVNNPKLATMMNLYLLMDEKTKKENISDIIYEWAGVSSVDDSSMRGQVKEKDMIVYEKLSGKPFMQLGYSRNPGQNASTIIIDKIQVFKNYVYANIELQTTYQEVNLDIDYMKFDGKEYRYDFSSIDEYLKTLCNENKKQDIIKFINILKTSLTYKPVATNHLNKHIFNIFKNDIAFMSEILGNVRTGTDFNDYLYGSNQTDVINGKGGDDKLYGAGGDDLYEFDKNFGNDIIYDTQGDSEIVFTDGIALKDLSFKRELANLIIYVTNENGEKDSITVQNFFDIGDNLGNGVIKNISFADRTKLNIDDILKFSPLIGTDGDDKFYLTSNNDNFKALGGNDIVYGGVGDDAIGGEDGNDILYGGIGNDILNGGTGNDELYGEEGNDTYVFGKEWGQDIIKDYDGFNNIEFIDNISIDDLVFDKNGRDLVISDKELKNTITIKDVMNENGTLNNSVEKFIFNRKKDGKKETFDYLTSSQILDYLIKPTNESDKLVGYNEHSYNINALNGNDTIITNIKDDILIGGKGDDTLIGKAGNDIYIFGKDFGNDTIIEENSDKDVIKFTDGISKDDLLFKKLNNDLVILQNKNSVTIKDMFNGASINSKIDKIVFNDGSSITNREFINLAVANSSSNENDTLIGYFDDDYVLDALDGNDTIITNGGNDVLIGGAGDDTLQGGKGNDTYKFELNHGKDIIEDNIGKETIVINGKTKEDLIFTYDATTTDLIINYKDNKNDSITIKKWKYMDNLTIKFDDNSYIDDRYITNKIKTINSDSDTSEVGIYYNTNLEDGDDVYVIKKDAGKLSIYDNFTLHSYKVDGGNDTIKFDEISSNEVVYKMSGSNLLIGIAEENKKFEDLNTVVTIKNWTTKHNRIENFAFSDKTLSQNDIIDKFSKSENFLFQTDESDKATFKNGGVIYALDGDDEIVSVENKSEVYGNEGNDKITANGTIYGNEGDDTLKGYSGDDTIYGGEGDDILIGASGDDFLQGDSGDDTYVFAKNWGNDTINNFDKTGKDTVKFIDNISKEDLIFARGVDGANVTNDLFIYSSDKKHSIKVIGFFNDLKIDNDRKIEFIKFDNEDTLKSDDIKYLVLNGSDYNDVIKGYNEDYVLSPKAGDDIIYGGNKNDTLIGGTGNDTLQGGDGDDKYIFNLGDGKDEIYDINGNDTIEFGNNITKDSLIVIRDGENNLKIYVKDNPNIPNKDINLDEVKDIITLKDVFHYNETYNSNVVETVRFNDGSTLSFDELKKMSMLGLDNNQTNIKGYDDMENIIKASQKDTTIQGGDLKDTIYGGQNNDIINANAGNDTVYGNGGDDIIYGGSGDDILYGNDGNDTIYDTNGNNTINGGSGNDIIKGFGSIYGNSGNDTIETSVNYYEENTSINTINGGSGNDTLKGGKGDDTYVFNLGDDIDTVTDQGGNNAVKFGDGINTDNIIVKRGSNLNDLVIMTSKNDKITIKDFYIGSSYEDGTLLNTQDNKHKIINKFIFADQTELNYEEFHKLSYNGKDSDDLIYGLNSNDFINGGKGNDTVYARDGDDTLYGNDGDDILNGDLGNDTLIGGTGNDTLQGGDGDDTYIFNLGDGKDEIYESSGNDTIEFGKGISKDSLIVIRDGENNLKIYVKDNPNIPNKDINLDEINDVITLKDVFHYNETYNSNVVETVRFNDGSTLSFDELKKMSMLGTKNNQTTIIGYDDMENLIKASNNDTVIQGGNLKDTIYGGNGNDVLNANAGDDTVYGGNGDDEIYGGDGDDTLYGNSGNDTVNGGLGDDIIYAGEGDDEIYGEDGDDYLSGGNGIEKNTGNDKLYGGAGNDQLRGEDGNDYLNGGSGDDRYYYSYGDGFDTIENEGGGSDSLIFFDITRDRLSFSKEENDLIINIDNDANQGVRVKNYFLNDEYALDMIQPSDGYAYTKNDIDNIVNAFDKPTLTEDKNANIIDTKNDEILQGSDKNNTYYYHGGKDLIVDSGGIDTLKFMINGYRLNFSSNGTDLSLSLGNIQDENNNNIVTIKDFFANENSIVETIQLKNGYKFSAKDIYQSFGKEYPKDDSSNITEPETPEIPQPSEDNLVGGDEDNKYIFSGGNKTVIDSGGNDTIKFTQDGNGLNFATNGTDLTLNVYNHENDTITVKNFFTNPSNIIEKFELKNGYTITSEQIYQSFGKEYPSSNLEAFGLSNTTINKIVENLNSYSDDLGANLNYVGNAKNNFDIMQIYSN, encoded by the coding sequence ATGATAAAAGATACTTTAATAAATTTAAATAAAAGACAAGATGAATTAATCAAAAAATACAAAGAAAACAATAATCTAAATACTAATGATTTAAATGATGATGAGTCATTACAAAACATTTTAAATAGTGATGAAACATTAAAAACTTATAATGATAAACTAAACACTCTTTTTACTATTAAATCCTTACCACAAGTAAAGGCTTTTGGAAATTTAAGTTCATTACAAGAAGCTATGGTTAATAACCCTAAGTTAGCTACTATGATGAATTTATATCTTTTAATGGATGAAAAAACTAAAAAAGAAAACATTAGTGATATTATCTATGAATGGGCAGGAGTATCAAGTGTAGATGATAGCTCTATGCGTGGTCAAGTAAAAGAAAAAGATATGATAGTTTATGAAAAACTATCTGGAAAGCCTTTTATGCAATTGGGATATAGTCGTAATCCTGGGCAAAATGCTTCTACCATTATAATTGATAAAATTCAAGTATTTAAAAACTATGTTTATGCAAATATTGAATTACAAACTACATACCAAGAAGTAAATTTAGATATAGATTATATGAAATTTGACGGTAAAGAGTATAGATATGATTTTAGTAGTATTGATGAGTATTTAAAGACTTTGTGTAACGAAAATAAAAAGCAAGATATTATAAAATTTATAAATATTCTTAAAACTTCACTTACTTATAAACCAGTAGCGACAAATCATTTAAATAAACACATATTCAATATCTTTAAAAATGATATAGCATTTATGTCTGAAATTTTAGGAAATGTTAGAACTGGAACAGATTTTAATGATTATTTATACGGCTCAAATCAAACAGATGTGATAAATGGTAAAGGTGGAGATGATAAACTCTATGGAGCTGGTGGTGATGATTTATATGAGTTTGATAAAAACTTTGGAAATGATATCATATACGATACTCAAGGAGATAGTGAAATAGTATTTACTGATGGTATAGCTTTAAAAGATTTATCGTTTAAAAGAGAGCTTGCCAATTTAATAATCTATGTCACAAATGAAAATGGCGAAAAAGACAGCATAACTGTGCAAAACTTTTTTGATATAGGTGATAATTTAGGGAATGGTGTCATAAAAAATATAAGTTTCGCAGACAGAACAAAGTTAAATATAGATGATATTTTAAAGTTTTCACCACTTATTGGAACAGATGGTGACGATAAGTTTTATTTAACAAGCAATAATGATAATTTTAAGGCTCTTGGCGGTAACGATATAGTATATGGCGGAGTAGGAGATGATGCTATAGGTGGTGAAGATGGTAATGACATTTTGTATGGTGGAATTGGTAATGACATATTAAACGGTGGGACTGGAAATGATGAGTTATATGGTGAAGAGGGAAATGATACATATGTCTTTGGTAAAGAGTGGGGACAAGACATTATAAAAGACTATGATGGTTTTAATAATATAGAGTTTATAGATAACATAAGCATAGATGATCTAGTTTTTGATAAAAACGGTAGAGATTTAGTTATATCTGATAAAGAGCTAAAAAATACAATCACTATAAAAGATGTTATGAATGAAAATGGTACTTTAAATAACTCGGTAGAAAAATTTATATTTAATAGAAAAAAAGATGGTAAAAAAGAGACATTTGATTATTTAACTTCATCCCAAATTCTTGATTATCTTATAAAACCTACAAATGAATCTGACAAACTAGTAGGATATAATGAGCATTCTTATAATATAAACGCTCTTAATGGAAATGATACGATAATAACAAATATCAAAGATGATATTTTAATAGGTGGTAAAGGAGATGATACCCTAATAGGAAAAGCTGGAAATGACATCTATATCTTTGGTAAAGACTTTGGAAATGATACTATCATAGAAGAAAATAGTGATAAAGATGTCATTAAATTTACAGATGGCATTTCAAAAGATGATCTTTTATTTAAAAAACTAAATAATGATTTAGTGATACTTCAAAATAAGAATTCTGTAACCATAAAAGATATGTTTAATGGTGCTTCTATAAATAGCAAAATAGACAAAATAGTGTTTAATGATGGAAGCAGTATCACAAATAGAGAATTTATAAACTTGGCAGTAGCAAATTCATCTAGCAATGAAAATGATACACTTATTGGATATTTCGATGATGATTATGTATTAGATGCGCTAGATGGAAATGATACTATTATCACAAATGGTGGAAATGACGTTTTAATAGGTGGAGCTGGAGATGACACCTTACAAGGTGGCAAAGGAAATGACACATATAAATTTGAGTTAAATCACGGTAAAGATATCATTGAAGATAATATCGGCAAAGAAACCATAGTTATAAACGGTAAAACAAAAGAAGATCTTATCTTTACATATGACGCTACTACAACGGACTTAATTATTAACTATAAAGATAATAAAAACGATAGTATAACCATAAAAAAATGGAAATATATGGATAATCTTACTATTAAATTTGATGATAACTCATATATAGATGATAGATATATAACAAACAAAATAAAAACTATAAACTCAGATTCCGATACTTCCGAAGTTGGTATATATTATAATACAAATCTTGAAGATGGAGATGATGTTTATGTAATAAAAAAAGATGCAGGAAAACTATCCATATATGATAATTTTACTCTTCACTCTTATAAAGTAGATGGTGGAAACGATACAATTAAATTTGATGAAATTTCATCCAATGAAGTCGTTTATAAAATGTCAGGCAGCAATCTTTTAATCGGTATAGCAGAAGAAAATAAAAAATTTGAAGACTTAAATACCGTAGTAACTATCAAAAACTGGACCACTAAACATAATAGAATTGAAAATTTTGCATTTAGTGATAAAACACTTTCTCAAAACGACATTATAGATAAATTTTCAAAATCTGAAAATTTCTTATTTCAAACCGATGAAAGCGATAAAGCTACATTTAAAAACGGTGGAGTTATATACGCACTTGATGGAGATGATGAGATAGTATCCGTAGAAAATAAAAGCGAAGTTTACGGCAATGAGGGTAATGATAAAATAACCGCAAACGGCACTATTTACGGCAATGAAGGAGATGATACTCTAAAAGGCTATAGTGGTGATGATACTATCTATGGTGGCGAGGGAGATGATATCTTAATTGGTGCAAGTGGGGATGATTTTCTTCAAGGAGATAGTGGAGATGATACATATGTCTTTGCTAAGAACTGGGGTAATGATACTATAAATAACTTTGATAAAACAGGAAAAGATACTGTTAAATTTATTGACAACATATCCAAAGAAGATCTTATATTTGCAAGAGGTGTCGATGGTGCAAATGTAACAAATGACCTTTTTATATATTCTAGTGATAAAAAGCACTCAATTAAAGTAATTGGATTTTTTAACGATTTAAAAATAGACAACGATAGAAAAATTGAGTTTATTAAATTTGACAATGAAGATACTTTAAAATCTGATGATATAAAATATCTTGTTTTAAATGGTTCAGATTATAACGATGTCATAAAAGGCTACAATGAGGATTATGTTTTAAGTCCAAAAGCAGGAGATGATATAATCTATGGTGGAAATAAAAACGATACTTTAATCGGTGGTACAGGAAATGACACTTTACAAGGTGGAGATGGAGATGATAAATACATCTTTAATCTTGGTGATGGAAAAGATGAAATTTATGATATAAATGGAAATGATACAATAGAATTTGGAAATAATATAACAAAAGATAGCCTTATAGTTATAAGAGATGGTGAAAATAATCTTAAAATTTATGTAAAAGATAATCCAAACATTCCAAATAAAGATATAAATTTAGATGAAGTAAAAGATATCATAACCTTAAAAGATGTATTTCATTACAATGAAACATATAATTCAAATGTAGTAGAAACAGTAAGATTTAATGACGGTTCAACTTTAAGCTTTGATGAGCTTAAAAAAATGTCTATGCTTGGACTTGATAACAACCAAACAAACATTAAAGGCTATGATGATATGGAAAATATCATAAAAGCTTCTCAAAAAGACACAACTATACAAGGTGGCGACTTAAAAGACACTATTTATGGCGGTCAAAATAACGATATTATAAACGCAAATGCAGGTAATGACACTGTTTATGGCAATGGTGGGGATGACATTATTTACGGAGGAAGTGGCGATGATATTTTATATGGAAATGATGGTAATGATACAATATATGACACAAATGGAAACAATACGATAAATGGTGGAAGCGGTAATGATATAATCAAGGGCTTTGGTAGCATATATGGAAACAGCGGAAATGACACCATAGAAACTTCAGTTAATTATTATGAAGAAAATACCTCTATAAATACTATTAATGGTGGAAGTGGAAATGATACTTTAAAAGGTGGAAAAGGCGATGATACCTATGTTTTTAACTTAGGCGATGATATAGACACTGTTACTGATCAAGGCGGAAATAATGCTGTAAAATTTGGAGATGGAATAAACACAGATAACATCATAGTTAAAAGAGGCAGTAATTTAAACGATTTAGTAATCATGACAAGTAAAAACGATAAAATAACCATAAAAGATTTTTATATAGGATCATCCTATGAAGATGGTACTTTACTAAATACGCAAGATAATAAACATAAGATTATAAATAAATTTATCTTTGCAGATCAAACAGAGCTTAATTACGAAGAATTTCATAAGCTTTCATACAATGGAAAAGACAGTGATGATTTAATATATGGTCTAAACTCAAATGATTTCATAAATGGTGGAAAAGGTAATGACACAGTATATGCTAGAGATGGTGATGACACTTTATATGGTAATGACGGAGATGACATTTTAAATGGAGATTTGGGAAACGATACTTTAATCGGTGGCACAGGAAATGACACTTTACAAGGTGGAGACGGAGATGATACATATATCTTTAATCTCGGTGATGGTAAAGATGAAATTTATGAAAGTAGCGGAAACGACACTATAGAGTTTGGAAAAGGAATTTCAAAAGATAGCCTTATAGTTATAAGAGATGGTGAAAATAATCTTAAAATTTATGTAAAAGATAATCCAAACATTCCAAATAAAGATATAAATTTAGATGAAATTAACGATGTTATAACTTTAAAAGATGTATTTCATTACAATGAAACATATAATTCAAATGTAGTAGAAACAGTAAGATTTAATGACGGTTCAACTTTAAGCTTTGATGAGCTTAAAAAAATGTCTATGCTTGGAACAAAAAATAATCAAACTACAATCATAGGCTATGACGATATGGAAAATCTAATTAAAGCTTCCAACAACGATACTGTTATACAAGGTGGAAATCTAAAAGATACTATTTACGGCGGAAATGGAAATGATGTTTTAAACGCAAATGCAGGTGATGACACAGTTTATGGCGGTAACGGAGATGATGAAATCTACGGCGGCGATGGTGATGATACTTTATATGGAAATAGTGGTAATGACACTGTAAATGGCGGATTGGGCGATGATATCATCTATGCAGGTGAGGGAGATGATGAAATTTACGGTGAAGATGGTGATGATTATTTAAGCGGTGGAAATGGAATAGAAAAAAACACAGGAAATGATAAGCTATATGGAGGAGCCGGAAACGATCAACTTAGAGGTGAAGATGGAAATGATTATCTAAACGGCGGAAGCGGCGATGATAGATATTATTATTCTTATGGAGATGGGTTTGACACTATAGAAAATGAAGGCGGTGGAAGTGATTCTTTGATATTTTTTGACATTACAAGAGATAGATTAAGCTTTTCAAAAGAAGAAAACGACCTTATCATAAATATAGACAACGATGCAAATCAAGGAGTAAGAGTTAAAAACTACTTTTTAAATGATGAGTATGCTCTTGATATGATCCAACCAAGTGACGGATATGCTTATACCAAAAACGACATAGACAATATCGTAAATGCCTTTGATAAGCCAACTCTTACAGAAGATAAAAATGCAAATATTATTGATACTAAAAACGATGAAATTTTACAAGGAAGCGACAAAAACAACACTTATTATTATCATGGTGGAAAAGATCTTATAGTTGATAGTGGTGGAATTGATACTTTGAAATTTATGATTAATGGATATCGTCTTAATTTTTCATCAAACGGAACTGATTTGTCATTAAGCCTTGGTAATATACAAGATGAAAATAACAATAATATTGTAACTATAAAAGACTTTTTTGCAAATGAAAATTCAATTGTAGAAACAATACAGCTTAAAAACGGTTATAAATTCAGTGCAAAAGATATTTATCAAAGCTTTGGAAAAGAGTATCCAAAAGATGACTCTTCAAATATCACAGAGCCCGAAACACCTGAAATTCCACAACCAAGCGAAGATAATTTAGTTGGTGGCGATGAAGATAATAAATACATATTTAGCGGAGGAAATAAAACAGTAATAGATAGTGGCGGAAACGATACTATAAAATTTACGCAAGATGGAAATGGTTTAAATTTTGCAACAAACGGAACGGATTTAACTTTAAATGTTTACAATCATGAAAACGATACTATAACAGTTAAAAATTTCTTTACAAATCCAAGCAATATAATTGAAAAGTTTGAACTTAAAAACGGTTACACAATTACTTCAGAACAAATTTATCAAAGCTTTGGAAAAGAGTATCCAAGCAGCAATCTTGAAGCATTTGGATTATCTAACACAACTATAAATAAGATAGTTGAAAATCTAAACTCTTATTCTGACGATTTAGGAGCAAATTTAAACTATGTAGGCAATGCTAAAAATAATTTTGATATTATGCAAATTTATTCTAACTAG